DNA from Deltaproteobacteria bacterium:
CTTTAGTCCTTTGAAAAGAGGTGGTGCGTAAGGGCCGAGGGAATCCATGGCCCGGGGGCCTGGGCGGCCCGCGTGGAATCATAAGGCGCTGATTTCTTCGCGGGTGGGGCGGGGAAACCCCCCCGCCTCCTCCGGCGGAAACGCGCTGGGTTCCTAGTGGCCAAGCGGAAACCCAGCCGATGCTTCCGGCGCGTTCCGCCCAGGCCCCCGGGCCTCAACAAAGGTGGTAAAACCACTTTTTCAAACCGCTAAATTGATACTTTTCTTGTTTTGCCAGTTGGCAGTGGGGAAGATGGGCTATGAGGGAGTAGCTCGATTGTATAGGAATTTCCTTTTTTCAACTTTAGTCCGCCTTAGGCGGATCACTTTAGGCACTTGACATGTATTCTTTACTTTTGCTTAATCATGGTTTTAAAACTCTGTGATCTCTGTGTCCTCTGTGGCTAATTTATTTCCTTGGGGGGAGGGACTAAACAAAGGTTTCGATTTTAATGGTTGATTTTCAACCAGTAACTGGTTAATATTCGACTATGATCAAGCGGCATATTATCTCTTCCCTGCTGGAAGCGCTTTCCGATACGCCGGTGGTCCTCTTGACGGGTGCCCGGCAGACGGGAAAGAGCACCCTCGTCAAAGCCATTGCTTCCGATTACCATCCGGCCCGTTATATCACCCTCGATAACCTCTCCATGTTGGCCGCAGTTCGCCAGGACCCCGCAGGATTCCTGGCTG
Protein-coding regions in this window:
- a CDS encoding AAA family ATPase, whose translation is MIKRHIISSLLEALSDTPVVLLTGARQTGKSTLVKAIASDYHPARYITLDNLSMLAAVRQDPAGFLAGLDGNFESLAVFARGKVGDSIKVCGCPFRREASYPQGPRRRSIPDPG